In Phyllopteryx taeniolatus isolate TA_2022b chromosome 8, UOR_Ptae_1.2, whole genome shotgun sequence, one genomic interval encodes:
- the snrpa gene encoding U1 small nuclear ribonucleoprotein A: MATTEVRLNHTIYINNLNEKIKKDELKKSLYAIFSQFGQILDILVARTLKMKGQAFVIFKEVNSASNALRSMQGFPFYDKPMRIQYANQDSDIIAKMKGTYVERDRKKEKKKPVKPESSGNKKASAAAMGGGVPGAMPGMPQMNQGGRMMHMPGQPPYMPPPGMMPPPGMAPGQMPPGGMGHGQMMPGQMPQQENPPNHILFLTNLPEETNELMLSMLFNQFPGFKEVRLVPGRHDIAFVEFDNDVQAGAARDALQGFKITQSNAMKISFAKK; the protein is encoded by the exons ATGGCCACGACGGAGGTTCGGCTCAATCACACGATCTACATCAACAATTTGAACGAGAAAATTAAGAAAGATG agttGAAGAAGTCTCTGTATGCCATCTTCTCACAGTTTGGCCAGATTCTGGACATCTTGGTGGCACGTACTTTGAAAATGAAGGGTCAGGCCTTTGTCATCTTCAAAGAGGTGAACAGTGCCTCCAATGCGCTCAGATCCATGCAGGGATTCCCATTCTATGACAAACCCATG CGCATCCAGTATGCCAATCAAGATTCGGACATCATTGCCAAAATGAAAGGCACTTATGTAGAGCGCGATCgtaagaaggagaagaagaagcccGTAAAGCCAGAGTCGAGCGGTAACAAGAAGGCGTCGGCGGCCGCCATGGGTGGAGGCGTGCCTGGAGCCATGCCC GGAATGCCTCAGATGAACCAGGGGGGCCGCATGATGCACATGCCAGGACAGCCTCCCTATATGCCCCCACCGGGCATGATGCCACCCCCTGGAATGGCGCCTGGTCAGATGCCCCCTGGTGGCATGGGTCATGGTCAGATGATGCCCGGACAGATGCCCCAGCAG GAAAATCCTCCCAATCACATCCTCTTCCTCACCAACTTGCCCGAGGAGACCAACGAGCTCATGCTGTCCATGCTCTTCAACCA ATTCCCGGGATTCAAGGAAGTGCGCCTGGTGCCCGGCCGGCATGACATCGCCTTCGTGGAGTTTGACAACGACGTGCAGGCCGGCGCCGCACGAGACGCACTGCAAGGGTTCAAGATCACGCAGAGCAACGCCATGAAGATCTCCTTTGCCAAGAAATAG
- the actmap gene encoding actin maturation protease, which translates to MSGCPVPSLQPPPLPPPPPAPLHPADKKKKLYQTIGGSRSPVEGDNTEPLLLIRQRESSFSRALHWTLVNTYVPSLIQDGPQCGLVALWMAAHLLQPSVDMDAVVQAALGRGFTAQGEMFSARNMALLAEEVCGCKAELLSGGLSGNNATKLVAHLWSRQPVLIPYDEDYNHEPCQRGGHRAHWAVASGVLLGVDQGGLDTESTQPDLTLPWIHLRRDSSSYSTSCPAANISIFREVYILAKQGKSLRYQLWSLDSVARSNEQLKGMDPQRCGDGTQYVLPQGGMEAGLAGQAVLLHISTECDSGAHKQHRMLQSTKKTFLNCQQ; encoded by the exons ATGTCCGGGTGCCCCGTGCCCTCTCTTCAACCACCTCCTCTTCCACCTCCACCACCAGCACCTCTACACCCAGCAGACAAAAAGAAGAAGTTGTATCAGACGATAGGAGGCAGTCGCAGCCCAGTGGAAGGAGACAACACGGAGCCCCTCCTGCTCATTCGGCAGAGGGAGAGCAG TTTCAGCCGAGCTCTCCACTGGACTCTGGTAAACACGTACGTGCCTTCTCTCATCCAAGACGGCCCACA GTGCGGCCTGGTGGCCTTGTGGATGGCTGCTCACCTGCTGCAGCCGTCCGTTGACATGGATGCCGTGGTTCAGGCTGCGCTTGGCCGAGGCTTCACAGCGCAGGGTGAAATGTTCTCAG CTAGAAACATGGCGTTGTTGGCCGAGGAGGTGTGTGGATGCAAAGCGGAGCTGTTGTCAGGTGGTTTGAGTGGCAACAACGCCACCAAGCTCGTCGCACACTTATGGAGCAGACAGCCTGTTCTCATCCc ATATGATGAAGACTACAACCACGAGCCCTGCCAGCGCGGCGGCCACAGGGCACACTGGGCCGTGGCCTCAG GTGTTCTCCTGGGTGTTGACCAGGGGGGCTTGGACACCGAGTCCACTCAGCCCGACCTCACTCTGCCGTGGATTCACCTGAGAAGGGACTCCAGCTCTTACTCCACGTCATGTCCCGCTGCAAACATCTCCATTTTCAGAGAGGTTTACATCCTGGCCAAACAGGGCAAAAGTCTGCGCTACCAACTGTGGAGTCTGGACAGCGTTGCCCGTAGCAACGAGCAGCTGAAGGGGATGGACCCGCAGAGATGCGGCGACGGAACACAGTATGTGCTTCCCCAAGGTGGCATGGAAGCCGGTTTGGCTGGTCAGGCTGTTTTACTGCAcataagtacagagtgtgataGTGGCGCACACAAACAACATCGCATGCTTCAGTCAACGaagaagacatttttaaattgccaGCAGTGA